GGTGCCGGGAAGTCCGAAAAGTGTTCGCTTCGCGGCCGGTGCCTCACCAGAATCCGTACATGGAGCCGATCACCCTCACCACTGAGCGTCTGCTGCTGCGCCCCTTCGCCGGCGATGACGTGGACGAGATCCACGCAGCTTGTCAGGATCCGGACATCCAGCGCTGGACGACCGTGCCCTCCCCGTACAGCCGCGCCGACGCGGAGTTCTTCGCGGGGAAGCTGTCCCCTGGCGGCTGGCACGACGACTCCATGTACAACTTCGCGGTGGTCCTGCGCGAGGACGGGGCCCTGACGGGCGCGCTCGGCATCAACCGCCGCAACCTGCCGAACACGTACGAGGTGGGCTTCTGGACGGCCGAGGAGCACCGGGGCCGCGGTTACACGACGGAGGCGGTGCTGTGCGCCGCCCGCTGGACCTTCACCTCGCTCGGCGGCGACCGGCTGGAGTGGCGGGCCGAGGTCGGCAACCTTGCCTCGCGTGCCGTGGCGCTGAGGACGGGATTCCGGATGGAGGGCGAGCAGCGGTCGGGTCTGCTGAACAATGGCGTACGGCGCGACGCCTGGATCGGCGCGCTGCTCCCTTCCGATCTCGGCCTGCCCGGCGCCCATGCCTATCTGCCCGCCGCCGGCTGACTCACCGGCGTCCGGTCACAGGTCGGTGGACTCCCCGGCCGAATGTCAGTGCCGCCCTCTAGGGTGCGAGGCATGACGTCTGTGCCGCCTCCCGCCGCCGAACTCTCCGCCGACCAGGCGCGCAGGATCGCTCTGCGCGCCCAGGGCTTCCTGGGCGCCCCGGACCGCCGGGCCGGGGTTCCGGGCGTGCTGCGGCATCTCGGTGCCGTACAGCTCGACACGATCTCGGTGCTCGCGCGTTCGCACGAGCTGATTCCGTACGCGCGCCTGGGCGCGGTCGGCCGGCGCACGGTCGAGGAGGCGTACTGGTCGGGTGGCCGCACCTTCGAGTACTGGTCGCACGCGGCCTGCATCCTGCCGGTCGAGGAGTGGCCGCACTTCGCGTTCCGGCGCCGCGCCTACCGCTCGCGCCCCCACTGGCACCACGACCTGCCCGACGGCGCGTACGAGACGGTGATCAAGCAGCTGCGCGCCGAGGGCCCTCTGACGGCGACGGAGCTGGGCGGCGCGAAGAACGGCGGGGAGTGGTGGGACTGGTCGGAGTCGAAGGTCGCCGTCGAGCGCGCCCTGATGTACGGCGAGGTGGTGTGCACCGAGCGGCGCAGCTGGAAGCGGGTGTACGACCTCGCCGAGCGGGCCCTGCCCGATGCCGTGCTGCACGACGATCTGGACGACGCGGAGTGTCTGCGCCGGCTGGTCGCGCTCGCGGGGCAGTCCCTGGGCATCGGCACCCGCGCGGACATCGCGGACTACCACCGTCTCAAGGGCGAGCAGTTCGACGCGGTGGTGGCGGACTCCGGTCTGGTGCCCGTGACGGTACAGGGCTGGGCGAAGCCGGCCTGGGCGGACCCGGCGGCGCTGGCCTCGGAGCCGCGCGGGCGGCACCGTACGACCCTGTTGTCGCCGTTCGACTCACTGGTCTGGGAGCGGGCGCGCACCGAGCGGATCTTCGGTTTCACGCATCGCCTGGAGGCCTACGTCCCCAAGGCCAAGCGGATACACGGCTATTTCGCGATGCCTCTGCTGGCGGGCGGAAAACTGCAGGGCCGCGTCGACCCGGCGCGCGAGGGGAGCACGCTGGTCGCCCGTCAGGTGACTCTGGAGGGCGGGAAGGCCGTGGTACCGATGGCCGAGGCGCTGGTGGAGGCCGCGTCCTGGGTCGGCTGTACGGATGTCCGGCTGGAGCGGGTCGACGCACCCGAACTGCGCGGGCCGCTCGATCGGGAAATCTCCCGCCTTCTGGCGTGAGCACGCATTTCCGTCCCTTTACCCGGCGTCGCCCTGACCGGTCCCGTCGTGGGACCGGTCATCTGATCTCCAGGATCTTCTCCCGCATGGCATAGACCACGGCCTCCATCCTGGAGTGCAGCTGCAGCTTCTCCAGAATGTTGCGGACGTGGTTCTTCACGGTGTTCTCGGAAATGAACAGCTCCTTCGCGATATCGCGATTGTTCATGCCCGTTGCAACGAGTTTCAGGACCTCGAGTTCCCGGTCGGTGAGCCGAGGCGCCGGCACCAGCCTGCGCTCGTCGGTCCGCTGGATCATCGACTTGAACTCCGTGAGCAGTTTGGACGCCATGGAGGGGCTGATCTGGGACTGCCCGTCGGCGACCGCCCGGATCGCCGTGGCCACCTCGTCCGTGGAGATCTCCTTGAGGAGATAGCCGGTGGCGCCCGCCTTGATCGCGTCGTAGAGGTCGGCCTCCTCGTCGCTGATCGTCAGCATGATGATCTTCGCACTGGGGGCCACCTCCTTGATGGACGTGCAGGCCTCGATGCCGCCGCGCTTGGGCATCCGTACGTCCATCAGCACG
This sequence is a window from Streptomyces sp. NBC_01217. Protein-coding genes within it:
- a CDS encoding GNAT family N-acetyltransferase, which encodes MEPITLTTERLLLRPFAGDDVDEIHAACQDPDIQRWTTVPSPYSRADAEFFAGKLSPGGWHDDSMYNFAVVLREDGALTGALGINRRNLPNTYEVGFWTAEEHRGRGYTTEAVLCAARWTFTSLGGDRLEWRAEVGNLASRAVALRTGFRMEGEQRSGLLNNGVRRDAWIGALLPSDLGLPGAHAYLPAAG
- a CDS encoding winged helix-turn-helix domain-containing protein, which encodes MTSVPPPAAELSADQARRIALRAQGFLGAPDRRAGVPGVLRHLGAVQLDTISVLARSHELIPYARLGAVGRRTVEEAYWSGGRTFEYWSHAACILPVEEWPHFAFRRRAYRSRPHWHHDLPDGAYETVIKQLRAEGPLTATELGGAKNGGEWWDWSESKVAVERALMYGEVVCTERRSWKRVYDLAERALPDAVLHDDLDDAECLRRLVALAGQSLGIGTRADIADYHRLKGEQFDAVVADSGLVPVTVQGWAKPAWADPAALASEPRGRHRTTLLSPFDSLVWERARTERIFGFTHRLEAYVPKAKRIHGYFAMPLLAGGKLQGRVDPAREGSTLVARQVTLEGGKAVVPMAEALVEAASWVGCTDVRLERVDAPELRGPLDREISRLLA
- a CDS encoding response regulator transcription factor, yielding MADTFGPVRDANDAGDAAGGDTGADADSGSRKEPIRVLVVDDHALFRRGLEIVLAQEEDIQVIGEAGDGAEAVDKAADLLPDIVLMDVRMPKRGGIEACTSIKEVAPSAKIIMLTISDEEADLYDAIKAGATGYLLKEISTDEVATAIRAVADGQSQISPSMASKLLTEFKSMIQRTDERRLVPAPRLTDRELEVLKLVATGMNNRDIAKELFISENTVKNHVRNILEKLQLHSRMEAVVYAMREKILEIR